In the Sorghum bicolor cultivar BTx623 chromosome 4, Sorghum_bicolor_NCBIv3, whole genome shotgun sequence genome, GTCGTCCATGAGCAGGGACCATGGACGAGGCCAGGTCACGGCGTCTTCTAGCCCGATGGCCCAGCCCGAGGAGGAGCACTTCGAGGGTGACCACGTCGAGGACGACGATGAGGAGCTAGTTGTTGAGGCGGCGAGTTCGTCTAGCTCGAGCAAGCTCTACGCGCGGGGTATCACGCGCCTCCCTGATCGGCCGCCCGCGCGACACGCCCGAGCGTTGATCACACCTTGCGGTGATAGGTAAGTAACCATTCATGTTTTTACGATTAATTCATATGACATGTTGAAAATCGAACTTCAGACTAACATTTTTTCGTAATGCCTCGTGCAGGAACTTTGTCAAGGTGGATGCGACGGAGTCACGCCATATCACTAGCATACAGGGCCTCCTTATTAAGAAGCACTACCCCGGCTTGGTCGAGCACAAGGGGAAAAGGGAGCCACCCTTTTCCTGGCCGCACTTCTCTAGCGTCGTGGCAAACGACACCACTCTTGCGCAGGTCATCAAGGCCGAGTTCTGGGTAAGTCTTTAGTACTATGCATTCATTGGATGTTTTTGAAATAATGAAATAAAACATATATGATGTTTGTATGTAGGAGTGGTTCGTGTGCGAGGAGGGGAAAGAGGCCGAGGCGGCAAAAATCCAGGACAAGGTCTGCAGAGAGCGGCTGAAGGACATGTACTCCGAGGCGCACATCCAGTGCGTCATCTCCTACCACCATGAGGTGCTTGGCCAGAAGGTGACAAAGAAACAGGCCAGGGAGATGATCATGTTCCCCGACACTGATATCACCAGAGAGCAGTACATGCAGGTAAGTAGGGAACATTTATTCTGCCTTTAAAAATAAGTATGAAACATTAATTCTCATTCATCTTCTGACATATCAAATGCACGTTGTCATGCAGTTTCCTGCTGATTGGTGCAAATCACACACCGACTGTTGGGCTCAGATTGTGGACTCGTGGCAGAGGCCGGAGGGGTACGTGGAGCGCAGAAGAAGACGGGAGAACCGCCTGGCTGCGACGAGAGGGGCGTCACACCACCAGGGGAGCGTGCCCCTCCCAGGGTACATGGACACATAtgtatgtttctttttttttgtttgtttatttatttttgctaaCGCTTTATTCTCATTACGTTTAATCAACCTTGTTTGTGTTTTTCTCGCAGCGCAAGACCCACGGCAACGTGCCCATCAGCGAGTATGTTGGGTACGCCCTGGCTAACAAGGGGCGAGCGTCGGATCCGAACAACGTCTACAACCCACAGGACGGGCCCGATGCATACACCAACACTGCCGCCTACGAGAAGATGTCCGCGTACGCCACTGCAGCTCGCACGCGCCATGGGGATGACTTCGACCTTACCACCGAGCCACTGGACACGGACTTGCTCATGAGGACGGGAGGAGGGAAGCAGCACGGCCGGTACATGATTGCCCACAGCGCAATCAACCCGGCCACCGTACCCACGCTCCGCGAGGTTCGGCAGGGGAGCAGCTCGACCTCCGACGTCCCCATACGGCCTCGTCAGCCGAGCTCCGTGCAGCAGATAGCtgcgatgcaggtaactacagcTTTATCCATCGTCCATTAGTTTTACATATATACATCTCCTTTTGCATTGTTTAACCATTGCGGGTGTAATATTGCAGTCGCAGCTAGAGGAGTTGCGGACCAGGCAGGACGAGCTGCAGGAGGCTCATCGGCGAGAGCTGGCGGCCGCGCTGGCGGCCAGAGACGAGGCCCATCGGCGCCACATGgaggcacagcagcagcacACGCAGCGTCAGATCTCGGACCTAGTCGGATACTTCCAGTCCATCCAGAGCTCTACAGCTCCTCCGCTGCCTGCCTCGCTCTTCGCTCCACCCCCTGTTCCACCCCCTGTTCCTGCCCCTGCAGGTAGTCCGGTGAGTGTATATATGTTTGTCTATTGCTTTGGCTTGTGCGGCCGTCCTGCAGATACTAATGAGTTTGCTTTTATATTATGTAGCATCAGTCGTGGGGTTCGAACCCGACCCCTTCTCCAGAGAGTGGGTGGCAGGTTACTACTTATGGCCACCCAAGTACGCAGCACACGTGGCCTGGTGCCCATCCGCAGCACGGCCACCCCGGGTTGTCCGGCAGCCCTCCTCCGCGCCCCGGGTACTCGTACCCGTACCCGTCGGTGCCAGGGCAGGCCATGTGGGCGCCGTGGGCAGGTGCGAGCTCTCCACACCCTGGGGGGCACTCACCCTGGTCGGCTTGGCCAGATGGAGGCTCGGGACACGACGGAGGCCACGGCGACGACGGGTCAGAGTCACAGCACTAGGGGTGAGGCGCTAGCGACTTCGAGGAGTGATATTCATGTGGACTTGTGGTTTATGTTATGAACTTGTGGTGACTTATGGTTTATGTTGGACGTAATGTTAGATTTGTCATATCTATGTGGATTTGTGATATCTGTGGACTTCGATATGTTTCATGTGTGATATATATGTGGATTGTGATATAGACAAAGGGatttgtgatatatatatatacatatgtggCTGTGCATGTAAAAAACAGagaaaaaacagaaaaaaaactaaattcccagctttgccgagagcatggatggctggcactcggcaaagatagaAAGCCGGGTTCAGAAGAACtacagctttgccgagagcctggctgtctggctctcggcaaaggtggtctttgccgagagccttccTGCAGGGCTCTCGCAAAGAACCCCTTTGCCGAGACAAACAGGCTCTGCAAaggctttttttaaaaaaataaagaatctttgccgagagcctgccagcatggctctcggcaaagacgacGTCAATATTGACGTTTTTCGACGGCGCCgtaggctttgccgagggcgtttctggccctcggcaaagtctttgccgagagcctgccacgtggctctcggcaaagaattctttgccgagagcttctttgccgagagctctttgccgagagccacgtggcaggctctcggcaaagccgtTGCCGAGGGCTTttaggcctttgccgagggctcgcggctctcggcaaagaagccggATCCAGTAGTGTAGCTTGGCAACCAATTAGAAATGAAATCACAGACAGAAATTTCGAAGTCATTCAACCCAAAAGCATCTCTGATGCAGCACCTCAAATACTGGCGGGCATACACACATTCAAAAAACTAGATGAATTCCCCGTGCGTTGCTGCaggattttcttaaaaataaatcattatatatataGCATTATTACATGGTATTCACTATGttttgtatacatatatatgaatttgacttgcatgttattttattgtattagatctggTAAACAATCACTAAGctaataaaagaaaaacaataGAATATTTGATTACATTACAGAGACATAGGTGATCAAACAAATAGCATATGCAgatgacttgtatgttaatagattaaatatttaaagtatttcacatgatatggatgacatagatattttttgtaattaatatgtgcatgaagagatagaacATTTAGTGGGTCATTTAGTgaaaatgatgtggacaccttgcatgaagagagaattcatctagtgggtTATAAGAGTACTACGTAaattccccgcgcgttgctgcagaattttcttaaaaataaatcattatatataGAGAGCATTACTATATGATATTCAATATAttttgtatacatatatatataaatttgacTTGTATGTTATTTTGTTGTATTAGATCTGGTAAACAATCGCTAAGCTAATAGAAGAAAAATAATAGAATATTTGATTACATTATAGAGACATAGGTGATCAAACAAATAGCATATGTAgatgacttgtatgttaatagattaaatatttaaagtattttatatgatatagatgacatggataaattttgtaattaatatgggatgacatagacttagtggagaatgatgtggacGCCTTGTATGAAGAGATAGAAcatttagtgggtcacttatagtggggaatgatgtatacaccttgcatgaagagagaattcatctaatggggtttagctttataagagtatatatGATATGATAATATGATTTACTGTTTCAAGTCTGCCCCTAGACACAGCAGAGAGGGCTCCCATGCAACCCTTCTTTTCAAAGAACTTGCAGTTTGAAATTTGTTATGAATCATTTGCCACAAGGAACTGTGTCGGAGTGTTGGTTTATTTTGTAGCGTGACCCGATCACAGTGGTACTCGTTTACGCTAGTTGTTGTTTGTTCCGCATATTGTGTAATTGGATTTCAGTGAAATAGATACAGCCGTTCAGCATGTTTATTACAACTGATCCTGGGTGGTAATAATCGCTTACGCTCGCATCTACATCAAAACAAACTTGCTTCGATTCCGGTTGCCGCACCAAACAAAGTAAGTAAATTATTGATTAATTTCCTTCCCATTCCCGCCATGTAACCGTTCATtttaagttggtgttgcctTTGCCGAAGCAAACAGCTCCTTGGAGTTATGACCAAAGCTTGATGAGCTTCGGCAAGGCCGTCATGAACAATAATGTAGTATATTGGAGAGAAGCATGTACTCTCTCCAATAGCATattcctagctagctagctgttaGTTCTATACGATTGTGTACAGTCATTGGACGGACGCGCAATGTCTCGACGGCAAACAATTTTGTATGCAGAAGTTGTGTCATTCCCAACCAACGTGTGGGCGATCTACGCTATGCATTCCTAGCTAGCTGCGTAATGACGAGGAAATAACCTGCATACATTTTATTACAATCATCGATGATGACTAGCAAACTATGTAAAACATTCGTAAGCGCGTATGTATGCATAGATGACATGATGTTTATATAATAAGCTCCATGTGTACCTAATAAAAGCTAGCGCAGCCACACAGCAGCAGCAGACAAcagttcttcttcttcctcttcctcctcctcctcttcttcttcttcttcttcttcttcttcgatACTTTACATATATGTAGCATGTATATTTTCCGACGATGCTCGAGGTCTGCGGCGACTGGCCGGAGCTGTGTGTGGATGATCAAAGTCCACCCGGCCGGTGGATGCGACGCGCTGCCGCCGGGTAGCAATGGCGGCAGGCACATCCGTGTCTTCGTCAACCTGGACGCCGCCGATCACCACCGTCGCCCAGACGCCAATCGTCGGCTAGTCTGGTATGCCGTTTGAGTATCAAAATACATGTGTGTTTATGTTTATGCCTTTGATGTGTGTGAGACTTGCAACCGAGCAGTGCGAGCGGCTGTCATGTCTACCACCATGCATCCATGGACAAAGTATGAGATGGATGTACGGCGGTAGCCATCACACTCGCTTGCATTATTCGGTTGCGAGTCTTGGTTATATCTTGGAATAAACGTGAGCAGATTGTGTATTATTGATAAGTATATATATCTctacttattattattattatttttgtccATGGATGATTAATATTGTAACTATATGCATGGGATGAAAATAATGTGACGTGTGTCTCCATCTTACTACAGTATGATAAGATATACCTTAAATTACTCTCTCTGTTTATAAGATACCGTTCTGAAATAGTACATATTATAAGATACAAACAGGGCAGGTCCACATTTTCATGCCATGTTTTGATACGCAAGAGTGACTACCTACTAGCAGTTGTAGATGGTAACAATGGATACAAGTTTGGTGTAAGCGCTTAAAGGTCAACTGATGACTGGTTTAAGAGATCTAGTTTAATAAAGCTTAGGGAAAATCAAGAATCACGGTTTCATTACATTACTCAATTTCAATGTTAAGTTAGCTAGAGTCatgagttatgaattttctatgaCTTTACAGATTGAAAACAATCAACACTTGATAATTTGGGATCAatatccataccaattggtagaGCATGGTACCACAAGTTTATTTGTTTCAGTGGTTTATCAAGTTTTATATACAAATCATTTGAAATTGCCCTCTCATCATGGATTCATGGGTACTTGATCATGTTGCATAGACTATGGTTTCAGTGTCCAAACCAGAGGTTTTTCCTTACTTTGCATATATAGACTTGATCATTTGAAAGGTCATACCATAATAAAATTTCAAATTTGGTTACTGGTTTTTGTAAAGTtcatatatagatcgaatcttcTACAATCCAGCTCCATAAACATAGATACCTTGGGTGCGTTTGGACATGAGGGATGGTTCTGTTTCTCACGTGAAAGTGAAACACTAGAATCCGCACCAAATGTATTTTGCCAATTCGTTTCTGAGGAGAAGTGGTTGGAACCGTTCTGCAATTTTTCGTACGCTAATGAAATGGCTGGAACCCAGTTTCGCTCGAGTCGGTTCGTTCCCAGCCCCTCCTCTGCACTTAACTCTTGTTTTTTTCAATTTATTATTTTGAAGtgcaaaaaataaaacaatttGTATTAAGTTTTCCTGCACCCACAAAAAATTCTACCATTTTTTGAAgcatattttcatttatatatttttaatgGGAAACATAATTTAATGTGGATTGGAATCGATTCTAACGACCAACGGTTTTACAGAGTGATTCTAATTCATCACCTAAAATATTTCTAGAAAGAATCTAGATTTGAAACGTTTATGTGAGAGTTTGGAGCCCTACCAATCGCACCCTTGGGTGTTTggaactgctccacaaactccaccttGAGCAGCTTTACGAAAAACTAGTTTGTGGAGCACCTTTTTTAGGTGCTTTCACAACTCCACTCTTTTTCCTCGAACAGAGTGTGCGTGGAGCTAAgactgtttggcaaaaaaaccgTAGAGTAGAGTTGGAAAACATGAAGCGGAGCGGTACCAAACACCTTAGTCTTGTATTTCAGTCTTAGGAAAAATACTTTAAGTGCTGGATTTCACAGTTATTCAAACTAGGGCTTCAAGTTTTTTACTACAAACCTTAAACTTGGCTCTATATATACAAATCTGAAGTGCATTACTGCTTGCACTACAAGTTTCATGTTATCAGTTTGTAAAGGTCGAGGTGTGGTATGTATTAGGAACCAAGTAGATTATGATAGAGTTGATTTTGGCGTCAATATGTGATGTTTAGATATTTTGATGAAGCATCGTTGAAAAGTTAGACCTAGTTTGAAATCAGCCAAAGAGATGAGAGCATAGGTCCTCAAAGTTCATAAAGTAGCAATGTTAGAGTAGTGTTTAATTTAAATTTTCCATGAACGTAGAGTTTAAGCCGTTCCAAACAGGACTATAATATAGTGATTGATTGAAGAAAAAAGATAGCAATGGTAAGGTAAAATACAAATTTATATCACACAACTGCGCAGAGGCTACCCTGCTAGCAGTTCATGATAAGAAAAATAACGAAACTCGAATTTTAAAATGTTACATTTGTTAAGACTTTCTACCACCAGCatattcgcttgagcttatcagccgaatctgtcagtcattcagtagtatttttcctctcacaacaaatcagcaagcaGTACTTTCTGTTGTGGCTTATCAGTCAAATTGAAAACAACAACTTGGGCCGGAAGGGAAAAAGGCTGAACCCTTTTGTTTACTTATTACGGAGTACTACTTAGGAAAAATTATCTACGTTTGATCCTTGTTTTGTGTGCTTATTAGGTTTTCGATAAAATAAATAGGGTGGTGCTATTCTACTTAGTGTACTGGCCCTTGGCCGGGAAACATGTGTATATATTATAGCAAGAAATAAACTACATGCATGGATTCTTCTGCATGCTGCTTCCTTGGTTCGGTCAGTAACCAAGGGCGGAGTTACGACCAAAGCTTTGATGAGCTCTAGCAAGGGCGTCACGAACAATGTAGTATGCACACTTGCTTAATAGTTAACGCCATCATCCCTATTTATATACCACACATGACACATCTATCGAGTTGAGAGAAGCGTGTACTACTCTACCCAATAGCAGCACACTGCATCCTTCTGCAATTCTTGCATTACTAgcatatgcccgtgcgttgctacgggagtaAAATTTCAATGCAACAATAATAAAAAAACTATACCGA is a window encoding:
- the LOC110434590 gene encoding WW domain-binding protein 11-like, with the protein product MDTYRKTHGNVPISEYVGYALANKGRASDPNNVYNPQDGPDAYTNTAAYEKMSAYATAARTRHGDDFDLTTEPLDTDLLMRTGGGKQHGRYMIAHSAINPATVPTLREVRQGSSSTSDVPIRPRQPSSVQQIAAMQSQLEELRTRQDELQEAHRRELAAALAARDEAHRRHMEAQQQHTQRQISDLVGYFQSIQSSTAPPLPASLFAPPPVPPPVPAPAGSPHQSWGSNPTPSPESGWQVTTYGHPSTQHTWPGAHPQHGHPGLSGSPPPRPGYSYPYPSVPGQAMWAPWADLSYLCGFVISVDFDMFHV